The Desulfobacterales bacterium genome includes a window with the following:
- a CDS encoding ornithine cyclodeaminase family protein, with product MPIVLTHEEVEGILTMADTIEALEKAYEQLGQGKAITRPRSDIIIPGYSEWAGAIYALKTMDGAVPEMGYASIRLNSDTVHWPVKNGKQYREKIPTMPGNRWMALVLLFSVRNGELLAIMPDGVVQRNRVGGTNGLGAKYMARGDAKVYGLFGTGWQAGGQLMAVAAVRDLERVKVYSRNSDSRKAFAEHWRKRLSLDIQAVDSPEDVVKESDIVGLATSTIEPIFKTAWLTQGLHLTCIKPPECEATVYQKVDRLAINFKHGYPNHYYLGQKPVDALEKAWTTGKEMNLDGVPELCDLITGKAVSRQDDSETNCFLNNIGLGFQFSAVAGRVYELAREKGIGKELPLDWFTQPVHP from the coding sequence ATGCCCATCGTTTTAACCCATGAAGAGGTTGAAGGCATTCTGACGATGGCCGATACCATCGAAGCCCTGGAAAAAGCCTATGAACAGCTGGGGCAGGGAAAAGCAATCACCCGGCCGCGCTCCGATATCATTATACCGGGTTATTCCGAGTGGGCCGGAGCGATTTACGCCCTTAAAACCATGGACGGGGCGGTGCCGGAAATGGGGTATGCTTCCATCCGACTGAATTCCGACACGGTTCACTGGCCTGTAAAAAACGGCAAACAGTATCGTGAAAAAATACCCACCATGCCGGGAAATCGCTGGATGGCGCTGGTGCTGCTGTTCAGCGTCCGGAACGGAGAATTGCTGGCGATCATGCCGGACGGGGTGGTGCAGCGAAACCGGGTGGGGGGCACCAACGGTCTGGGCGCCAAATATATGGCGCGCGGCGATGCAAAGGTATATGGACTTTTCGGCACCGGCTGGCAGGCCGGGGGGCAGTTGATGGCGGTTGCGGCCGTGCGGGACTTGGAACGGGTAAAGGTATACAGCCGCAACTCCGACAGTCGCAAAGCTTTTGCTGAGCATTGGCGCAAACGGCTGTCGCTTGATATTCAGGCGGTGGATAGTCCCGAGGATGTGGTCAAGGAGAGCGACATTGTCGGGCTTGCCACCAGTACGATTGAACCGATTTTTAAAACAGCCTGGCTGACGCAAGGGCTGCATCTCACCTGTATCAAACCGCCGGAATGCGAGGCCACTGTTTACCAAAAAGTGGATCGGCTGGCCATCAATTTCAAACATGGCTATCCCAACCACTATTACCTGGGCCAAAAACCGGTGGATGCGCTGGAAAAGGCCTGGACGACCGGGAAGGAAATGAATTTAGACGGGGTACCGGAACTGTGTGATCTTATTACAGGCAAAGCCGTATCCCGGCAGGATGACAGCGAGACCAATTGTTTTTTAAACAATATCGGCCTGGGTTTTCAGTTTTCCGCTGTGGCCGGCCGGGTGTATGAGCTTGCCAGAGAGAAAGGGATCGGAAAAGAATTGCCTCTGGACTGGTTTACCCAACCGGTCCATCCATAA
- a CDS encoding UbiD family decarboxylase: protein MTDTLKSSMNHHVPFDDLRQWMAEADKLGELRKVDGATWQEEIGMATELLQHDEKAPTVLFDNIPGAPAGYRVLVNFFAGKRMNMTLGFPTDLSKFELSRAFMDVYRRGLENLIPHEIVTDGPVLENVITGDDVDVTKFPTPIWHEADTGRYIGTGSFDVTRDPDEGWINTGTYRVMIHDAKRVGFYISPGKHGRVHRDTYMARGEAMPACIVIGSDPLMFLMSSTEVPHGVCEYDVAGAIRNRPMPIVKGQITGLPFPANAEIVLEGFVEPGNLLPEGPFGEWTGYYGSDVREEPVLDIKAIYHRNDPIILGCPPQRPPEEQSRYRAVIRSALIWDQVLKAGVPDVKAVWTHECGGSRLLTAISIKQRYPGHAKQAGVIASQCRAGAYAGRFVIVVDDDVDVTDLDFVMWAVCTRCDPATSINVLTNTWSTPLDPRIDPKDKAMGNNTNSRAIIDACRPYHWRHQFPKVNMPSPETTKRAWEKFSYLFK from the coding sequence ATGACAGATACGCTAAAGAGCAGCATGAATCATCACGTTCCATTTGACGACCTGCGGCAGTGGATGGCAGAGGCCGATAAGCTGGGCGAACTGCGCAAGGTCGACGGCGCCACCTGGCAGGAAGAGATCGGGATGGCCACCGAGCTGCTGCAGCACGACGAAAAAGCGCCCACGGTCTTGTTTGACAACATCCCCGGCGCACCGGCGGGCTACCGGGTACTGGTTAACTTTTTCGCCGGCAAACGCATGAACATGACACTGGGCTTTCCCACCGATTTAAGCAAGTTTGAGCTGAGCCGGGCGTTTATGGATGTCTACCGGCGTGGTCTGGAAAACTTGATCCCCCATGAAATCGTAACGGACGGCCCGGTCCTGGAAAATGTCATCACCGGGGATGACGTCGATGTCACCAAGTTTCCGACGCCGATCTGGCATGAGGCCGATACCGGCCGGTATATCGGCACCGGCAGCTTCGACGTGACCCGCGATCCGGATGAGGGCTGGATTAATACCGGCACCTACCGGGTCATGATTCATGACGCCAAACGGGTCGGGTTCTACATTTCCCCCGGCAAGCACGGCCGTGTTCACAGAGACACATACATGGCCCGGGGAGAAGCCATGCCGGCCTGTATCGTCATCGGCAGCGACCCCCTGATGTTTTTGATGTCAAGCACCGAAGTGCCCCACGGCGTGTGCGAATATGATGTGGCCGGCGCGATCCGCAACCGGCCGATGCCGATTGTCAAGGGACAGATCACAGGGCTTCCCTTTCCAGCCAACGCCGAAATCGTGCTGGAAGGGTTTGTGGAGCCGGGCAACCTGCTGCCGGAAGGGCCCTTCGGCGAGTGGACCGGTTATTACGGCAGCGATGTCCGGGAAGAACCGGTTCTGGATATCAAGGCCATTTATCATCGCAACGATCCCATCATCCTGGGATGCCCGCCCCAGCGGCCGCCGGAAGAACAGTCGCGCTACCGCGCGGTGATCCGCTCGGCCCTGATTTGGGACCAGGTTTTAAAGGCGGGCGTGCCCGATGTTAAAGCGGTTTGGACGCATGAATGCGGCGGTTCCCGCCTCTTGACGGCGATATCCATCAAACAGCGCTACCCCGGCCATGCCAAACAGGCCGGTGTTATTGCTTCGCAATGCCGGGCCGGCGCCTATGCCGGGCGGTTTGTGATCGTCGTCGACGACGATGTCGATGTGACCGACCTGGACTTCGTCATGTGGGCGGTGTGCACGCGCTGTGATCCGGCTACGTCCATTAATGTTCTGACCAATACCTGGAGCACGCCGCTGGATCCCCGCATCGATCCAAAGGACAAGGCCATGGGCAACAACACCAACTCCCGGGCAATTATCGACGCCTGTCGTCCGTATCACTGGCGCCACCAGTTTCCCAAAGTAAACATGCCGAGTCCGGAAACAACCAAAAGAGCCTGGGAAAAGTTTTCGTACCTGTTTAAATAG
- a CDS encoding FAD binding domain-containing protein, which yields MRLPKFSCVKVASVEEASRLLAQPDVETCLSAGGTELLPRMKYGLSRPQKLISLKGVAAEAPVLGEDGSIQLHALMTLSAVAASHLVQENAPVLAAAAAAVGSNEIRNMATLGGNLCQDSRCLYYNQPHDFQFTAPCFKRGGDQCYFIPAGKKCRAVFMADTAPALISLGANVYVVGPVGSGSIPLEKLYSNDPLRPVTLASGEILSRIIIPARPMQRVEAFAKFSWRPGFEFSAVSVAVVLDLDEDRQTCRSARLSVGSIAAGPLRPLKAEAVLAGGRLSDKVITAAADQAAAEIHPVPHHGYSRVYLTECLRAQVRRVLHSAIGPLAKT from the coding sequence ATGCGGCTGCCGAAATTCTCATGTGTGAAAGTTGCGTCTGTGGAAGAGGCCTCCCGCCTGCTGGCGCAGCCGGACGTTGAAACCTGTCTGTCGGCAGGCGGTACGGAGCTTTTACCTCGCATGAAATACGGGCTCTCTCGCCCCCAAAAGCTCATCAGCCTTAAGGGGGTGGCAGCGGAAGCGCCGGTATTGGGGGAAGACGGCAGCATCCAACTGCACGCCCTGATGACGCTGTCGGCGGTGGCGGCGTCTCACCTTGTTCAGGAAAACGCGCCGGTTCTTGCGGCCGCTGCGGCCGCGGTCGGTTCCAACGAAATCCGCAACATGGCCACTCTGGGAGGCAATTTATGCCAGGACAGTCGCTGTCTTTACTACAATCAACCGCACGATTTCCAGTTTACGGCACCCTGTTTTAAGCGGGGCGGCGATCAGTGCTATTTTATCCCCGCAGGGAAAAAGTGCCGGGCGGTTTTCATGGCAGACACCGCGCCGGCATTAATCAGCCTGGGGGCAAACGTCTATGTCGTGGGACCGGTAGGCTCTGGCAGCATACCACTGGAAAAGCTTTACAGCAACGATCCCCTGCGGCCGGTAACACTGGCTTCCGGGGAGATTCTCTCCCGGATAATAATCCCGGCCCGGCCGATGCAACGGGTAGAGGCCTTTGCTAAATTCAGCTGGCGGCCCGGTTTTGAATTCAGTGCCGTCAGCGTGGCTGTTGTTCTGGATCTGGATGAGGATCGGCAGACCTGCCGCAGTGCCCGGCTTTCGGTGGGATCCATAGCGGCAGGGCCCCTGCGGCCCCTCAAGGCCGAGGCGGTCCTTGCGGGCGGGCGCCTGAGCGACAAAGTGATTACAGCGGCTGCCGATCAGGCCGCAGCGGAAATCCATCCGGTTCCGCATCATGGTTATTCCCGGGTCTATCTGACAGAATGTTTGAGGGCTCAGGTCCGGCGGGTTTTACATTCAGCCATCGGGCCGCTTGCTAAAACATAA
- a CDS encoding (2Fe-2S)-binding protein, whose translation MVEYTGKRLIQLNINGEQFSLAVEPQETLLEVLRNQLGLTGTKDGCGTGECGACTVLMDGKPQLACLLLAIDCQQVKITTIEGLSTGRQLTSVQEAFLEEGAVQCGFCTPGMVLATSALLTENSRPSEKEIKKALEGHLCRCTGYNKIISAVQQASAKMTRNVT comes from the coding sequence ATGGTTGAGTATACCGGGAAAAGGCTGATCCAATTGAACATCAATGGCGAGCAGTTTTCACTGGCTGTCGAGCCCCAGGAGACATTGCTTGAGGTGTTGCGAAACCAGTTGGGACTGACCGGAACCAAGGATGGCTGCGGCACGGGAGAATGCGGCGCCTGTACGGTCCTGATGGATGGAAAACCGCAACTGGCCTGTCTGCTGCTGGCAATTGATTGCCAGCAGGTGAAGATCACCACCATAGAAGGGCTGAGCACAGGGAGGCAGCTGACCTCCGTCCAGGAAGCCTTTCTGGAAGAGGGCGCTGTTCAATGCGGATTCTGTACGCCCGGCATGGTGTTGGCGACATCCGCCTTGTTAACGGAAAACAGCCGGCCATCCGAAAAAGAAATTAAAAAAGCGCTTGAGGGCCATCTGTGCCGCTGCACCGGATATAACAAGATTATCTCAGCGGTTCAACAGGCTTCGGCAAAGATGACCCGGAATGTAACCTAA
- a CDS encoding xanthine dehydrogenase family protein molybdopterin-binding subunit produces the protein MGGLDYVGKRILRKDGPLKVTGQATYTVDIRPSGLLTGRILRSPHPHARILNIDISRALQLAGVRAVITAKDAPGIKHGFVETPRYPADQWPLAANRVRYVGEEIAAVAAVDSHVAAEALSLIRVDYEPLPAVFEPEEAMGTDAPEIHPRHPKITDPFSNIAGKTDSGWGDVAEGFARSHYVREDRFQSHLRTHGYLEPQVTVADFESSGKLNVWTSSQGPFIKRAKLARTLGLAQSAVRIHQAYVGGAFGGKIDLFSHEFCAALLSLKSGRPVKIEASRDEIFSAYRHGQPLIVELKTGVKKNGALLAQQIRVINNCGAYRGSGAVIIFLSWGFVMLPYRLPNLKYEGFAVYTNNSVRAPQRGHGAPQIRFAVDSQLDMIAAELGMDPIAIRLKNARQSGESLPNGDNVHNCGLSQCIQKAADHTGFQQKYGRKRSTAGPTDPVRRGIGIGVSSYFSGSLIYPNSSSVVVKMNDDGSATLLTGALDIGQGAETILCQIVAEELKIPMDEIEVIAADTETTPVDIGSWISGNAYVTGNAARVAATEVRKKLLELAAEELEANPDDLVVANKSVYVAGSPDRRLSYGQLIAAGIRKRRGDPLIGEGHWRTMKDVPFHPSLATTKGRWSENYAFDAQVAEVEVDTETGVVRLLRAVTAHDCGFPINPLLVEGQIDGQVSMALGHAFMEEVRMEAGRTLNPSFLEYRMPTIHQVAVSEHIDVITESYQKDRPYRTKEVGEGYVSAILAAIANAIYDAVGVRLFETPFTPEKILKGLGKI, from the coding sequence ATGGGCGGCCTGGATTATGTAGGTAAACGGATATTGCGAAAAGACGGCCCCCTCAAGGTGACCGGTCAGGCAACGTATACGGTGGATATCCGGCCAAGCGGGCTGCTGACGGGACGGATTCTGCGAAGCCCGCATCCCCATGCCCGCATTCTGAACATTGACATCTCCCGGGCGCTCCAGCTGGCGGGTGTCAGGGCGGTGATCACCGCCAAAGATGCCCCCGGAATCAAACACGGTTTTGTCGAGACGCCCCGCTATCCGGCGGATCAGTGGCCCCTGGCAGCCAATCGGGTCCGGTATGTCGGCGAGGAGATCGCTGCGGTGGCGGCCGTTGATTCCCATGTTGCCGCAGAAGCCCTGTCGCTGATCCGGGTGGACTATGAACCGCTTCCGGCGGTATTCGAACCGGAAGAGGCCATGGGGACGGATGCGCCCGAGATTCATCCGCGGCATCCCAAAATCACGGACCCTTTCAGCAATATCGCCGGCAAAACCGATTCCGGCTGGGGGGACGTTGCGGAAGGTTTTGCCCGATCCCACTACGTTCGGGAAGACCGCTTCCAAAGCCATCTGCGAACCCACGGGTATCTGGAACCGCAGGTGACCGTGGCTGATTTTGAATCGAGCGGCAAACTGAATGTGTGGACCTCTTCACAGGGTCCGTTTATCAAACGCGCCAAGCTGGCCCGGACCCTTGGTCTTGCGCAGTCGGCGGTCCGAATTCATCAGGCTTATGTGGGGGGCGCTTTCGGCGGCAAGATCGACCTCTTTTCCCATGAATTTTGCGCGGCCCTGCTGTCGCTCAAATCCGGGCGGCCGGTGAAAATTGAAGCCTCGCGCGATGAGATTTTTTCAGCCTATCGTCACGGGCAGCCGCTGATTGTGGAGTTGAAAACCGGCGTCAAAAAGAATGGGGCCCTGCTGGCTCAGCAGATTCGGGTCATTAACAACTGCGGCGCGTATCGCGGCAGCGGCGCCGTAATTATTTTTCTTTCCTGGGGCTTTGTGATGCTGCCCTATCGCCTGCCCAATCTGAAATATGAAGGATTTGCGGTCTACACCAACAATTCGGTCCGGGCCCCCCAGCGCGGTCACGGCGCTCCCCAGATCCGTTTCGCCGTGGATTCCCAGTTGGACATGATTGCCGCAGAATTGGGAATGGACCCCATCGCTATCCGTCTTAAAAACGCGCGGCAGTCCGGCGAATCCCTTCCCAACGGCGACAACGTGCACAACTGCGGCCTCAGCCAATGCATTCAAAAAGCGGCCGACCATACCGGCTTTCAACAAAAATACGGCCGCAAGCGGTCCACGGCCGGGCCAACAGATCCGGTCCGTCGCGGCATCGGCATCGGGGTGAGTTCCTATTTCAGCGGGTCGCTGATTTACCCCAACAGTTCTTCGGTAGTGGTGAAAATGAATGACGACGGTTCAGCCACGCTGCTTACCGGTGCGCTGGATATCGGCCAGGGGGCCGAAACCATCCTTTGCCAGATTGTGGCCGAAGAGTTAAAAATACCAATGGATGAGATCGAGGTCATTGCGGCGGATACCGAAACAACGCCGGTGGACATCGGTTCGTGGATCAGCGGCAATGCCTATGTGACCGGCAATGCCGCGCGGGTTGCCGCAACCGAGGTCCGCAAAAAACTGCTGGAACTGGCGGCGGAAGAACTGGAGGCCAATCCGGATGATCTGGTGGTCGCAAACAAAAGTGTTTATGTGGCCGGTTCGCCGGACCGGCGGCTGTCTTATGGGCAGTTGATTGCCGCCGGCATTCGCAAGCGGCGCGGTGATCCCCTGATCGGCGAGGGCCACTGGCGCACCATGAAGGACGTACCTTTTCACCCAAGCCTGGCAACCACGAAAGGCCGCTGGAGTGAAAATTACGCCTTTGACGCCCAGGTCGCTGAGGTCGAGGTGGATACCGAAACCGGAGTCGTCCGCCTGCTGCGGGCGGTTACGGCGCACGACTGCGGCTTTCCCATCAATCCGCTCCTGGTGGAAGGACAGATCGACGGTCAGGTGTCCATGGCGCTCGGACACGCCTTCATGGAGGAAGTCCGTATGGAGGCCGGCCGTACCTTAAACCCCAGTTTTTTAGAGTACCGCATGCCCACCATACATCAGGTGGCCGTCTCCGAACATATCGACGTCATCACCGAAAGTTATCAAAAAGATCGACCCTACCGCACCAAGGAAGTGGGCGAGGGGTATGTGTCGGCCATCCTGGCGGCGATTGCCAATGCCATTTACGATGCGGTGGGTGTCCGTCTTTTCGAAACGCCCTTTACCCCGGAAAAGATTTTAAAAGGACTGGGTAAAATATAG
- a CDS encoding class II aldolase/adducin family protein yields the protein MTKNSPGGAPNEVFLHVNIYKARPEVMAVARTQSPWCEVFGIRMEPVRPVHDFGAILMGETALLDEPQLADVAHIGDQMIDKLGNGNAILLRGNGNVVTGGSVEEAVVRAVFLNESARLQYQAQCLGKKAVRYFNEKEIGAHGVALSRSDRIQRAWDNWLKLAEAGIRVAPASMLR from the coding sequence CTGACCAAAAATTCTCCCGGCGGCGCCCCCAATGAGGTTTTTCTGCACGTCAACATCTATAAGGCCCGACCGGAAGTGATGGCGGTCGCCCGAACCCAGAGTCCCTGGTGCGAAGTGTTCGGTATACGCATGGAGCCGGTCAGGCCGGTCCATGACTTCGGCGCCATCCTGATGGGAGAAACAGCCTTGCTGGATGAACCGCAGCTCGCTGATGTGGCCCACATCGGTGATCAGATGATCGATAAGCTGGGTAACGGCAACGCCATTCTGCTCAGGGGCAACGGCAATGTCGTCACCGGCGGCAGCGTGGAAGAAGCGGTGGTCCGGGCGGTCTTTCTGAACGAATCCGCCCGGCTCCAGTATCAGGCCCAATGCCTGGGAAAAAAGGCTGTACGCTATTTCAATGAAAAGGAAATAGGGGCCCACGGGGTTGCCCTGTCCCGGTCGGACCGGATTCAAAGGGCCTGGGACAACTGGCTGAAGCTAGCCGAAGCCGGAATAAGAGTTGCCCCGGCCAGTATGCTCCGTTGA
- a CDS encoding VWA domain-containing protein produces the protein MKQLKFKLFDVILLGALLLCSQMEGRVDASEKPVTPEKGSRAIVIFVDMSGSTNNARRTVYKEAFEMIYQHLGQGDRVVVGTITGRSYIDFKAAVNEEIPTKSIWVNRLQFENNLTKTKQKIRREVNRLLSRKQGTLQTEILNSLNIADTIFHDEKNRRKILVILSDMIQDSKEYKFDRDEMTSQYISTAIKFRQENNLIPKLNGVKVYVAGASAADPNKFRSIQTFWARYFSESGADFSPHRYGHSLIDFEKRLTFRETS, from the coding sequence ATGAAGCAGCTTAAATTCAAACTATTCGATGTTATCCTTCTTGGCGCGCTTTTGCTATGCAGCCAAATGGAGGGGCGGGTCGACGCCTCTGAAAAACCCGTAACGCCCGAAAAAGGTTCCCGGGCGATTGTCATCTTTGTTGATATGTCGGGCAGCACCAATAATGCCCGACGAACGGTCTATAAAGAGGCCTTTGAGATGATCTATCAGCACCTGGGGCAGGGGGATCGTGTGGTGGTGGGGACCATCACCGGCCGTTCCTACATCGATTTCAAGGCGGCAGTGAATGAGGAAATTCCAACAAAATCAATCTGGGTGAATCGTCTGCAGTTTGAAAATAACCTGACGAAGACCAAACAGAAAATCAGAAGGGAGGTCAATCGGCTTTTATCTCGCAAGCAGGGGACGCTGCAGACCGAAATTCTAAATTCTCTGAATATTGCAGATACCATTTTTCACGACGAAAAGAATCGACGGAAAATTCTGGTGATCCTGTCCGACATGATCCAGGATTCAAAGGAATACAAATTTGATCGGGACGAGATGACCAGCCAGTATATCAGCACAGCCATCAAGTTTCGGCAAGAAAACAACCTCATCCCCAAGTTAAACGGCGTTAAGGTCTACGTAGCGGGTGCCAGTGCGGCCGATCCCAACAAATTTCGATCCATACAAACATTTTGGGCGCGCTATTTCAGTGAAAGCGGGGCGGATTTCTCACCACATCGCTATGGACATTCCCTAATCGATTTCGAGAAGCGGTTGACTTTCAGGGAAACAAGCTGA
- a CDS encoding DUF4405 domain-containing protein, giving the protein MNMRKITSLTALLSFVVLILNSVILYIMPQGRVAYWADWHLWGLDKPDWGNQHIIIGVLFLIAILLHIYYNWKPIVSYLKNKAKALKFFNKEFNIALIVTIVCVVGSYFTVPPFSWVLDLSESIKDAAGVKYGEPPYGHAELSTLKTLARRSGYDLNQSTEGLTKAGIKFEDENQTLLAIAKLNKIAPQQVYLAMKPAEIIDSATGKPKMPENPMAGTGKRTVASFVQEYGLDMETIIRGLGANNIKATADMNMKTIAEKHNMGPSDIYDLIRKIAESQPAQTPQPSSEAKTESVAALQQDIPTGLGRMTIAEVCQKYNLDQTGALLKLTAKGIPAKPDDKLKELAEAFKLNPSDIYEIMK; this is encoded by the coding sequence ATGAACATGCGAAAAATTACATCCTTGACCGCGCTGCTGTCATTTGTGGTACTCATTTTAAACAGTGTGATCCTCTATATCATGCCCCAGGGCAGGGTTGCCTACTGGGCCGATTGGCACCTGTGGGGCCTGGACAAGCCCGATTGGGGAAACCAGCATATCATCATCGGCGTATTATTCCTGATCGCGATCTTGCTGCACATCTACTATAATTGGAAACCCATCGTGTCATACCTGAAAAACAAAGCCAAGGCGCTGAAGTTTTTTAACAAAGAATTCAACATCGCCCTGATTGTCACCATCGTGTGCGTGGTGGGTTCCTATTTCACAGTGCCGCCCTTCAGCTGGGTGCTGGACCTGAGTGAATCCATCAAGGATGCCGCCGGCGTCAAGTACGGCGAACCCCCTTACGGTCATGCCGAACTGTCGACCTTAAAAACCCTTGCCCGCCGCAGCGGGTATGATCTCAACCAAAGCACGGAAGGTCTTACAAAAGCCGGCATCAAGTTCGAAGATGAAAATCAGACCCTGCTGGCGATTGCCAAATTAAACAAGATAGCGCCGCAGCAGGTTTATCTGGCCATGAAACCGGCGGAGATAATAGACAGCGCCACCGGCAAACCCAAAATGCCGGAAAACCCCATGGCCGGTACCGGCAAACGCACGGTAGCGAGTTTTGTTCAAGAATACGGCCTGGATATGGAAACCATCATACGCGGCTTAGGGGCAAACAATATCAAGGCAACCGCGGACATGAACATGAAAACCATCGCCGAAAAACATAACATGGGGCCGTCGGATATATACGACCTGATCAGAAAAATCGCCGAATCCCAGCCGGCCCAAACGCCGCAGCCCTCAAGTGAAGCCAAAACAGAAAGTGTCGCCGCCCTTCAGCAGGATATCCCCACCGGCTTAGGCCGGATGACGATTGCGGAAGTCTGCCAGAAATACAACCTCGACCAGACCGGTGCACTTCTGAAACTAACCGCCAAAGGCATCCCGGCAAAACCGGATGATAAACTGAAAGAGCTGGCCGAAGCGTTTAAACTAAACCCGAGCGATATCTATGAGATCATGAAATAA